GCCGATCAATGCGAGCCTGTAGAGAATTGGCACGATCACCAATGTTGCCCACATCGCGTGCCAATTCGCCAAAGACATCTTCTGCATGCTTCGACAGTGATGACAACTGCCTTATGATGTTTGTCAGTGTAGTGTTTGTTACCGTCTCCAACTCCACACACTGCAGCTCATCCTGCTGATAAACAGACCGTGCGACATGAACAGGCTCTATAGATCGCTTTGGCAACGGCATGTTGCTTTATTCGATGTTCGCTGCAATATGTTCGTTGTTCGATCCGTAAAGCTCTCCCCAACTAAGCACGCTTCGTGACGCTGGTTACCGCTATTTCATTgactgcaaaaaaaatgaattaaatattataatatattataaacacacatacatagcaCCCATAGCTTTTCAATGTATCGAAACCGGTTCCAATTATTTTCAAACTTCTGATGCCTCGTTCACACATTGCATTTGTAATCTATCTTAAAGTGAAATACTTTTAGCTGTTGCTTAAGTCTGTTTCCGCTAACCAaaccaaatatgtatatactcaGACTTAtctgtaaatatatttatctgcAAATTCTTATATAAATAGGCActaatacatatgtagattAATCAGAATCGCACACAGATGagttttatattcttttttgctACCGGCTCAAGGTGATTTGCGAAAGCCAAATCACCCTATTCGTTGGCAATTCGCTTTGGTTTGGACCACACCCACTACATATGAGCCACTCTTATGATAAGCGCACACAAAAATGATAAATCATTCATTCCCCCTCTAGCTAGAGTAAGAGGTTCGTTATTAGTTCCGTTGTTTTGCATAGGCAACAGTAATAGCATAAATAATTGTTCTTTTATTGCCAGCCAAAATGCCCCAACAAGCTTAAATATACACACAATCGCACGtataatgtatgtatgtatgcgcaTTTGGTTGGCGTCAACCCCCCATTTTCAAGgattataaaaatttcaattgctttatAAATTGACGTATTCACAAATGCGCACATACAAATTCGTGAGCACTCacacattattttaaaaattattaatttcctTTACACATAGTGCCAAGTTGTTAAATTAGATAgcacacaatttcaattggtCACCACACCATTATCACCCCGTCACAACTCACCGTGCGCTTCACACACACTTTTCACAATCaaataatatcaatttaaGCCTTTTGGGCACATAACACCGTTATTCTGGAATTTCAATTATAGAGAAAGTTATTCTCTTTGCACAAAATTATCTCTGTTTAATTTTTGCGATTTCTTTTGTGGAAACAGATTTCCACACCTTTATTGTAGTGGTGCACAATTAGCGTGACCGCAagtcaaatttataaatatactattttgctttaaaaatatatacgaaatatactgCTACATcgtaatttgtatttgttggtTACTCTGACATAGTGAcggcaaaatgttgcaaaacaAGTTACCACCACCTAAGTTCTAAACAATTTAGAAACGAACTCATAAAAATTTAAGTACTAGGGATATCTTAGATATGAATGCAGGAATATTATCACGGTTGTACATTCCAACAATATTGGAAGTatcaaaaatatcaattaaatttcaaattggcatTTCAGCGTTGCTTTCGATAGAATTTTATGTTTGACGGCTAGAACAAAATAAACGAAGGACCGCTTTTGTAataaaagttttatattttaatttaactatttatattaataataaaaagtaatttacaaatataaaattgaaatatttttgggaACCATCAATTTATCGATAATAAAATCCACACTATACATGTTCATTAGAAACAACCCTGTTTAATTGCAATATAGACGGGTAAGGTGTTCGCGTTTTCCATAAAATTTTTAGCTGGCGGCGTAAcacataattattttatttttagactaCAATACAATGGCGGGAGTTGCTACAAAGGGATCCAGTTTAATCAATAGTAAGATAATAACTCGATTGCGAACTTAGCAGAATAATTGCAGTATTTCCCCTCTCTAAATTATGTAATACTCAACTTTGGCAGGGCTTCTTGTGCAAGCAAGACCACAATTGGAtgttttcttaaaatatgccaaagtgGAGCTAACACCACCAACGCCCGGCGATATTCCAGCTATTCGTCAGAGTATCGGCAACATTGTCAAAAGTGCTAAAACCGGGTCCTACAAGAACCTCTCAGTGAAGGAGGCTTGGTTAAACACACTTGTCACCGCCGAGGTCATCTTTTGGTTTTACATTGGCGAGTGCATTGGCAAGCGTCACCTCGTTGGCTACAATGTTTAAATTTACTGTTACGAACCTTTGGTGTCTGACCATGCTATTGGATGCACCAGCGATTACATTGTGAACGCATTAAAATGTCAGCacttaatataattaataaataaattcgaaaGTGTGATCAAAAGACAGATTTCCATGCAATTGTATAACTGCGGAGAACTATGAGACATGCGTAGCTCAGAGAAGCTGGGTCCAGTGAATTtagatattcaaaaaaaaattggtgcccattgctttaaatcgtttgcccatgtttgcccaggaaaatttttttttgcccacccttagtttcaaaattatgaaaaattttttttttttttaaattcaaacatttttttttcaaaatttttttacgGAAATCTCtttaaaatcgtttgcccatcttttagttttcgaaaaaaattttcgttttcgaaattttgaaaaattttgacattttttcggCATGAATGACTCAAACTCGATCGCCCACAcctcgaaattatgaaaactaaagcTCTACAACGGTAGCCTCAAGTGTTTTCAAGTCTGCCCATAtctcagaatttcaaaattttgaaaaattttgaaggttttcagcttttttgattgcccatacaaattcatcgtttgcccaagtttcaaagtctcaaatttttgccaaatttcaaaatttttcaaattttttttgactttcAGACTGcgcattcgctattttcgtttgcccaccctttagaatttcaaaattttgccgaattccaaaaattttcatacttttttgatttcagcctattgcccatacaaattcatcgtttgcccaagtttcaaagtctcaaatttttgccaaatttcaaaatttttcaaatttttttttactttttcagactgcccattcgctattttcgtttgcccaccctttagaatatcaaaattttgctttatttaaaaaattttcattctttttttatttcagtctattgccatacaaattcatcgtttgcccaagtttcaaagtctcaaatttttgccaaatatcaaaatttttcaaatttttttttcgaggTGTGGGCGATCGAGTTTGAGTCATTCATGccgaaaaaatgtcaaaatttttcaaaattcaaaatttcgaaaacgaaaatttttttcgaaaaactaaaagatggacaaacatgggcaaacgattaTAAAGCGATTTccgcaaaaaaaattttgaaaagaaaaatttttgaattttcgaaaaaaaaatgttttcataattttgaaactaagggtgggaaaaaaaatttttcctgggcaaacatgggcaaacgatttaaagcaatgggcaccaatttttttttttttgaatatctcaAATCACTGGACCCAGCTTCTCTGAGCTGATATCCGTATTATGAGGCAATAGATGCTTTTTTAGTTTctggaaattgaattttaccCATCAATGCCATTTGTCCAGTTTTAGTTAAAGAAATTCACTAATTTAAGCTAACATTCGCTGTCAATTCCTGCTGGCAGattgaaaacaagtaagaaagctacactcgagtgtacccgctacccatctcaaataaaagcaaaatactgCGGTATTCTGAAAATAAACCGCGAAAATACtaagcaaaatataccaaatgctatatgttatatttgtaTGGTAATACATTCCAAATATTCCATTGAGTATAaattataccagattgtcaacaaAAGCTTTATCTGATTGCAGCAAATTTTTCAACAACCATCAAGACCATAATAACCGAAAATCCAAAAtcagaaatatataaacttaCCCCAATTGTGTTTTCGTAGTGAACAACATAGCGGTTTCCAATTGTATCTCGTGTCATCTCATGGCCACGATTGTCGGAAAGTCCGGTTGACTACTGGATGACATGAATCAtgcgttgtttgttttatgAGTGTTGTACGAGAACGCTGCAATGGCGTCATGTGTGTACACATGAGATGTTTGGTAGACAACCGCTATGTTGTCTACTCACAATTGGATTGTCTACACATGAAAATGTGTGCGTACATGACTTTATTGCACATTAACCCTTCTTTTTGCATTAACATACGGGACTTAGAGTCTACCAGATACATCATGCACTATATCTGCCAGAgggtaatttaaatttcctaAGGGTCTGGTGCCCAAGTACATTCACATATTTTAATAcgccaaattaaaaaatgttccAAAATgtaagaattaaataaaacgttaatttttattgaattgaattaatttaaacaaaattgttcttaaatttatgttttaaacatattttattattattatataaatagaCCCAGGTATGGTATTTAGCCTTTGCAATATCCTTGTAGTGCGTGTCTGAAAGTGTCCTTTTGTGATAAACGAAGGCGTTGTCCTTTCAAACTTCcacataattttatattattaagaGGCCCATGTCGCTACAGATACTTTCAATATTTGATAAAATCTGGCGAACAACAAAAGTCATACAAGAAACcattaaagtaataaataaaaacaatcattaataaaatgatttaacaAATATAGATTGACacatagttaaaaaaaaaacgattaactaaaaaattaccaaaataatcaaatgatTAGATGtaaaaagttaaatttcaaatatacttttactaaatataattagaATACGATCCACACTTAAAAGAAAATTCTCAGCTCAGATAAGTGTAAATCAGTCCTTAGTCCAGTCCTtaaaactttactttactttatatataaCTCGCTTATCGTTAGTAATTCGCCAGAGCTTCGtaaactgcaattgcaaatcaAAGATTCTTATAACCAATTCTGTTAATCGGATTCCGATGAGATGTAGAAGTGCTTGCTCTGTTCTCTAGATCTGTTCTAAAGTCATCAGTTTGACTGCCATGtggaaaaatatattgcttcCTTTGTTTAACCTGCGGTGTTTGTGAGTCTTGCTATAACTGGTAAGTGGTCCGAAGAGAGCTCATGTGAAAGTTGAACAGATAACTTGTTGGTGGCGATTCCATTATAAATGAAGAAGTCAAGTGCCTAGGGAGTAAGCTGTGTATTGTATGAGTAGAAGGTTGGGTCTCCTGTAGCAAGAATTCGGCATGTGCTGCTTGTTATGGCATCCTGCAATCTCCTTCCTCGAGTGCATAATCCTTGGTTGCCCCACCACTGATGTTTGGCATTGAAATCTCCGCCTGCAATGAACCTATTACCCAAGGTCGCAAACAGCTGATCAAAGTAGGCTTTACTCCAAGGTAAAGGGAGAAAACCTTGATGCATCCACCGTTTGTCATGATATTTACACTAGCTGCTTGTAACTTCATCCATGAAATGAGCTCAGTCTGGAAGTGTAAAATACTCGAGCGAATTAGCACAGCATCGCCACTCTTTGAAGTAACACTGAGATGATTTGCGTAATATTGGTCGTAACCAGgtaggtatattttttttccagGACGCATATGCGTTTCAGTTATTAGCATTATGTCGATTTGGTCTCTGTTACTCTATGATGACCTATTTGAGTTATTGTGAGTGCCTCTGCAATATTTGAGGTATTCATCAGGTAAACGTATAACATGTTTTGTCTTGTTTTGTCGTCATCCTTCTCATTGACTGGGATTCTGCTATATTAAGAATTGTAAAGCTCTTATCGGCAAAGGTGCGCTCAATTAGATCTTTTGGCACGTTAGGATGAATATCACTTAACACCAGTCTGCAGGGTTTGGTTTCCCTTAGCTGATGATGCCAGAACTTGCAGTTTTGTGTGGATAGCATGTTGACAACAGCTCGGAATGTACGGGagtttattgtatatatccGTGAGATTCCAAACTTGGACGTGCGAATGACGTACTCGTCAGCTCCATAACAGCATGTACTTCTTATGCTAAGGCTGCAAAGCGGTTATTTTGAAGTCCTGCCGCATGTATGGTGGCCGATGAACGCcctttaataatattgttagTTGGCTTCGgcttttgtattgtttttcttGCCTTGTcagattttttttgcttcttgcAAAGAGACATCATCGGAGCATATGAGAAATCTTTTAGCGAATGTAGATTAAGCTTGATGCGCTCTTAGCACTTTGCGTTGAGCAAAGCCTTCGACACTGCCATTGCATATCTTGATTGATAGTTTGTACTAGTAAATGTTAAAGTACTCGTTGTGCAAGTActtgtaattgaattttgaagatttttggaTAAACTGGCACGCAGTTTTGTGGCAAATGCCGCTGCCTATGTTCTATCTTTGGACAAACTGGCACGCAATTCTGCAGGTGTACTTGCTAATTTTTTCAACCTCTCACAGTCCAACAGCTTATTACTAAGCTGTGAGTGAGCAGACACTTGTTCATTCATATTTTGGCAGATCACAATATTTGTTTACGGTTAAAATATTGTTTCTGTCTATTCTCCACCTTTCGTTTGCGCACGGCGAGGGCAAACGCTGCACAGCTTAAGATTTGATTATCTTTGGTAAAGTATCGTAAGAGGCTGCCGTCACCGCTTTCCAGTGACTAAAGATAGAATTGTGTGCAAGATAAACACAAGTTGGGAAGATTTGTGTTCGATCTCTTTCTTCCAAGATGATTTATTCGCAAGCGCGTACGTCTTTACAAAGCGAATATCAACAAGCAACAGGCTGGCAATTAAATTACTGCTTAAGCGCTAGTACCTATTAAGTGCCCTCCTTTATCTTGAATCTTGGCTTTACTTGGTACTGCTATGcttttaatatacattaataaattaaagacaATGTCCATAACACAGTTTTAGAAAGCCACAATTTACTTTTGTGGTAGTctactttattattaaatcaaaaactaaattcaattGTGTAACTGCAATTTGACAAAAATAGTCATCTGAAATTATTTGGAGAAACATAAAAATCTATATCCAAtagtaaattcaatttcaattcaacttATAGATATTGTGATTTCGATTAAACTTTAAACTTAAAgataataaaactttttctCAAGCGCATTCTGTGGAATGGCGTGTATGTTTGTACCTACAAGGGTTGCTAGCTTTTTAGCATATTGGCATACTGCTGGAACGCGTGTAGTGCCCGACCAATTGTAATATAAATGACACATCTTATATGTGAGTTTTTGAATTTGATCGGGACTCAATCGAATTTTGCTATGGACTACATTGTAGCTTGTGGGGGCGACCGTCCCATGACGAACTGCCTGAGACACTAAATAAAAGTCGTAACGTTCGGGCATTGTGATCACATCATCAACCACGGTTCCAGGCGGTGGATTTTGTTTGGACGATGTGAAGAGTCGGGTGTTCGCCGCCCTTGACACCACAATATATGCAAGCATTGGCGGTGTTGTAGACCCAGCGCGTTGATATTCAGCTTCAAGCTTTTCTACAATATCCTTAACCTCATATTCAACCAAGTGTTTTAGCGAGCCTGAGCTCACACCATCACGATAAAATACTATCCTGGCCGGTAACTTTTGGTGCTCGCGATGATATTGTCTAAGAGCCTTTAACATCATTGGCCATAAATTGTTGGCCATCACATCGTATGCGCTACATTCAGCCACAGTACTAAAGTATGTcgagttttgttgttggtccATCGAAGCAACCAAAGCTCCATAGGCCTTCGAGCGATCACGAGTACATTTTGCTATATCAAATCCAATTGTCATCAACCCGGACAACGGTAAATCTATCATCCATGGGGTGTAGCCGAGCTTGCAATTGATttgtattgcaatttttgtagCGACACTCATTCCCCTTTGAGTGGCTTTTGTTGTTACCACTTGAGTAGGAATTGCTTTATCCACGCATCCTCTCTTTTTGATCGACGAATATCTAAGGGATTGTTTGGAAGTATAATACAGTCagtaatacaaatttgaattttcaaaaCAAACCGTTCGGTGTTGTTATTTGGCACGAGGCATAAAATTAACTGTGGATCAATGCGGGCACAGTCGTCTAAGGCTTGAATGTAACTGCCCGTGCGATCATCGTAAATCATAGTTCTGAAAAAGTTTTATCTCGTTGTGAGTGGCAGACTTCGTAAGTCGAAAAAATTAACTTACTCGCGTGGGCTTCTGATTTGAAAACCCATGCCACGCGCAACTTGATTTAAATTCTGAAGCAGTGTGCGAAGATCTCGAGAGTTTCGTTGTGGTGCAATTACTGCCCAGCGATCAAGT
This DNA window, taken from Drosophila nasuta strain 15112-1781.00 chromosome 2L, ASM2355853v1, whole genome shotgun sequence, encodes the following:
- the LOC132783408 gene encoding ATP synthase subunit g, mitochondrial; the protein is MAGVATKGSSLINRLLVQARPQLDVFLKYAKVELTPPTPGDIPAIRQSIGNIVKSAKTGSYKNLSVKEAWLNTLVTAEVIFWFYIGECIGKRHLVGYNV